In Amaranthus tricolor cultivar Red isolate AtriRed21 chromosome 3, ASM2621246v1, whole genome shotgun sequence, a single window of DNA contains:
- the LOC130809259 gene encoding uncharacterized protein LOC130809259 isoform X4: protein MRRNNGGNYTNPCLTMHQPWASLLVYGIKRVEGRSWPAPIRGRLWIHAAGKVPEPETIKAMEDFYREIYAVNGITDLKFPENYPTSRLLGCVEVVGCIKCEELQSWEELPEGVRLEGQSDYCWLCEQPQKLIIPFEMRGQQHVYNLEKKIYEAAVRGLRPVEAPHPVKFPLVDPQDAFSLKAGSLAGLGISKASEKGMPSSLSNAIAGARAAAVQFSKEDSGDACVEIEAENSVASRTRCALKGKVQNEEK, encoded by the exons atgagaagaaaTAATGGAGGCAATTACACAAACCCATGTCTTACAATGCATCAGCCATGGGCTTCTCTCCTCGTTTATGGCATCAAGCGTGTTGAGGGTCGATCTTGGCCTGCCCCTATTCGAG GTCGACTTTGGATACATGCTGCTGGTAAGGTCCCAGAACCTGAAACTATTAAAGCAATGGAGGATTTCTATAGAGAAATATATGCAGTGAATGGAATAACTGATCTCAAATTTCCTGAAAATTATCCAACTTCACGGTTGTTAG GTTGTGTGGAGGTGGTTGGATGTATAAAATGTGAAGAACTGCAATCCTGGGAAGAATTACCAGAAGGG GTCAGATTGGAGGGACAATCAGATTATTGTTGGTTGTGTGAGCAACCACAG AAACTGATAATCCCATTTGAAATGCGAGGGCAGCAACATGTCTATAATTTGGAGAAGAAG ATATATGAGGCTGCAGTAAGAGGACTACGCCCAGTTGAAGCTCCACACCCAGTGAAATTTCCCCTTGTAGATCCTCAAGATGCTTTCTCACTTAAAGCAGGATCTCTTGCTGGTCTTGGAATCTCCAAGGCTTCTGAAAAGGGGATGCCATCTAGTCTTAGCAATGCTATAGCTGGTGCACGAGCTGCTGCAGTACAGTTCTCAAAGGAAGACAGCGGCGATGCTTGTGTTGAGATAGAAGCAGAAAATTCTGTTGCATCAAGGACACGGTGTGCACTGAAGGGTAAAGTACAAAATGAAGAAAAGTAG
- the LOC130809259 gene encoding uncharacterized protein LOC130809259 isoform X1 codes for MRRNNGGNYTNPCLTMHQPWASLLVYGIKRVEGRSWPAPIRGRLWIHAAGKVPEPETIKAMEDFYREIYAVNGITDLKFPENYPTSRLLGGCVEVVGCIKCEELQSWEELPEGVEHICFFYFLTCSPRFQTHDVLRWRFITFSCVICAIYERNDVKNCSFVSQVRLEGQSDYCWLCEQPQKLIIPFEMRGQQHVYNLEKKIYEAAVRGLRPVEAPHPVKFPLVDPQDAFSLKAGSLAGLGISKASEKGMPSSLSNAIAGARAAAVQFSKEDSGDACVEIEAENSVASRTRCALKGKVQNEEK; via the exons atgagaagaaaTAATGGAGGCAATTACACAAACCCATGTCTTACAATGCATCAGCCATGGGCTTCTCTCCTCGTTTATGGCATCAAGCGTGTTGAGGGTCGATCTTGGCCTGCCCCTATTCGAG GTCGACTTTGGATACATGCTGCTGGTAAGGTCCCAGAACCTGAAACTATTAAAGCAATGGAGGATTTCTATAGAGAAATATATGCAGTGAATGGAATAACTGATCTCAAATTTCCTGAAAATTATCCAACTTCACGGTTGTTAGGTG GTTGTGTGGAGGTGGTTGGATGTATAAAATGTGAAGAACTGCAATCCTGGGAAGAATTACCAGAAGGGGTTGAGCATAtatgtttcttttattttctcacTTGTTCTCCACGCTTTCAAACTCATGATGTTCTGAGATGGCGATTCATAACATTCTCTTGTGTTATATGTGCcatatatgaaagaaatgacGTGAAAAATTGTTCCTTCGTTTCACAGGTCAGATTGGAGGGACAATCAGATTATTGTTGGTTGTGTGAGCAACCACAG AAACTGATAATCCCATTTGAAATGCGAGGGCAGCAACATGTCTATAATTTGGAGAAGAAG ATATATGAGGCTGCAGTAAGAGGACTACGCCCAGTTGAAGCTCCACACCCAGTGAAATTTCCCCTTGTAGATCCTCAAGATGCTTTCTCACTTAAAGCAGGATCTCTTGCTGGTCTTGGAATCTCCAAGGCTTCTGAAAAGGGGATGCCATCTAGTCTTAGCAATGCTATAGCTGGTGCACGAGCTGCTGCAGTACAGTTCTCAAAGGAAGACAGCGGCGATGCTTGTGTTGAGATAGAAGCAGAAAATTCTGTTGCATCAAGGACACGGTGTGCACTGAAGGGTAAAGTACAAAATGAAGAAAAGTAG
- the LOC130809259 gene encoding uncharacterized protein LOC130809259 isoform X2: protein MRRNNGGNYTNPCLTMHQPWASLLVYGIKRVEGRSWPAPIRGRLWIHAAGKVPEPETIKAMEDFYREIYAVNGITDLKFPENYPTSRLLGCVEVVGCIKCEELQSWEELPEGVEHICFFYFLTCSPRFQTHDVLRWRFITFSCVICAIYERNDVKNCSFVSQVRLEGQSDYCWLCEQPQKLIIPFEMRGQQHVYNLEKKIYEAAVRGLRPVEAPHPVKFPLVDPQDAFSLKAGSLAGLGISKASEKGMPSSLSNAIAGARAAAVQFSKEDSGDACVEIEAENSVASRTRCALKGKVQNEEK, encoded by the exons atgagaagaaaTAATGGAGGCAATTACACAAACCCATGTCTTACAATGCATCAGCCATGGGCTTCTCTCCTCGTTTATGGCATCAAGCGTGTTGAGGGTCGATCTTGGCCTGCCCCTATTCGAG GTCGACTTTGGATACATGCTGCTGGTAAGGTCCCAGAACCTGAAACTATTAAAGCAATGGAGGATTTCTATAGAGAAATATATGCAGTGAATGGAATAACTGATCTCAAATTTCCTGAAAATTATCCAACTTCACGGTTGTTAG GTTGTGTGGAGGTGGTTGGATGTATAAAATGTGAAGAACTGCAATCCTGGGAAGAATTACCAGAAGGGGTTGAGCATAtatgtttcttttattttctcacTTGTTCTCCACGCTTTCAAACTCATGATGTTCTGAGATGGCGATTCATAACATTCTCTTGTGTTATATGTGCcatatatgaaagaaatgacGTGAAAAATTGTTCCTTCGTTTCACAGGTCAGATTGGAGGGACAATCAGATTATTGTTGGTTGTGTGAGCAACCACAG AAACTGATAATCCCATTTGAAATGCGAGGGCAGCAACATGTCTATAATTTGGAGAAGAAG ATATATGAGGCTGCAGTAAGAGGACTACGCCCAGTTGAAGCTCCACACCCAGTGAAATTTCCCCTTGTAGATCCTCAAGATGCTTTCTCACTTAAAGCAGGATCTCTTGCTGGTCTTGGAATCTCCAAGGCTTCTGAAAAGGGGATGCCATCTAGTCTTAGCAATGCTATAGCTGGTGCACGAGCTGCTGCAGTACAGTTCTCAAAGGAAGACAGCGGCGATGCTTGTGTTGAGATAGAAGCAGAAAATTCTGTTGCATCAAGGACACGGTGTGCACTGAAGGGTAAAGTACAAAATGAAGAAAAGTAG
- the LOC130809259 gene encoding uncharacterized protein LOC130809259 isoform X3, producing MRRNNGGNYTNPCLTMHQPWASLLVYGIKRVEGRSWPAPIRGRLWIHAAGKVPEPETIKAMEDFYREIYAVNGITDLKFPENYPTSRLLGGCVEVVGCIKCEELQSWEELPEGVRLEGQSDYCWLCEQPQKLIIPFEMRGQQHVYNLEKKIYEAAVRGLRPVEAPHPVKFPLVDPQDAFSLKAGSLAGLGISKASEKGMPSSLSNAIAGARAAAVQFSKEDSGDACVEIEAENSVASRTRCALKGKVQNEEK from the exons atgagaagaaaTAATGGAGGCAATTACACAAACCCATGTCTTACAATGCATCAGCCATGGGCTTCTCTCCTCGTTTATGGCATCAAGCGTGTTGAGGGTCGATCTTGGCCTGCCCCTATTCGAG GTCGACTTTGGATACATGCTGCTGGTAAGGTCCCAGAACCTGAAACTATTAAAGCAATGGAGGATTTCTATAGAGAAATATATGCAGTGAATGGAATAACTGATCTCAAATTTCCTGAAAATTATCCAACTTCACGGTTGTTAGGTG GTTGTGTGGAGGTGGTTGGATGTATAAAATGTGAAGAACTGCAATCCTGGGAAGAATTACCAGAAGGG GTCAGATTGGAGGGACAATCAGATTATTGTTGGTTGTGTGAGCAACCACAG AAACTGATAATCCCATTTGAAATGCGAGGGCAGCAACATGTCTATAATTTGGAGAAGAAG ATATATGAGGCTGCAGTAAGAGGACTACGCCCAGTTGAAGCTCCACACCCAGTGAAATTTCCCCTTGTAGATCCTCAAGATGCTTTCTCACTTAAAGCAGGATCTCTTGCTGGTCTTGGAATCTCCAAGGCTTCTGAAAAGGGGATGCCATCTAGTCTTAGCAATGCTATAGCTGGTGCACGAGCTGCTGCAGTACAGTTCTCAAAGGAAGACAGCGGCGATGCTTGTGTTGAGATAGAAGCAGAAAATTCTGTTGCATCAAGGACACGGTGTGCACTGAAGGGTAAAGTACAAAATGAAGAAAAGTAG
- the LOC130809259 gene encoding uncharacterized protein LOC130809259 isoform X5 → MRRNNGGNYTNPCLTMHQPWASLLVYGIKRVEGRSWPAPIRGRLWIHAAGKVPEPETIKAMEDFYREIYAVNGITDLKFPENYPTSRLLGGCVEVVGCIKCEELQSWEELPEGVEHICFFYFLTCSPRFQTHDVLRWRFITFSCVICAIYERNDVKNCSFVSQVRLEGQSDYCWLCEQPQKLIIPFEMRGQQHVYNLEKKVCLNNI, encoded by the exons atgagaagaaaTAATGGAGGCAATTACACAAACCCATGTCTTACAATGCATCAGCCATGGGCTTCTCTCCTCGTTTATGGCATCAAGCGTGTTGAGGGTCGATCTTGGCCTGCCCCTATTCGAG GTCGACTTTGGATACATGCTGCTGGTAAGGTCCCAGAACCTGAAACTATTAAAGCAATGGAGGATTTCTATAGAGAAATATATGCAGTGAATGGAATAACTGATCTCAAATTTCCTGAAAATTATCCAACTTCACGGTTGTTAGGTG GTTGTGTGGAGGTGGTTGGATGTATAAAATGTGAAGAACTGCAATCCTGGGAAGAATTACCAGAAGGGGTTGAGCATAtatgtttcttttattttctcacTTGTTCTCCACGCTTTCAAACTCATGATGTTCTGAGATGGCGATTCATAACATTCTCTTGTGTTATATGTGCcatatatgaaagaaatgacGTGAAAAATTGTTCCTTCGTTTCACAGGTCAGATTGGAGGGACAATCAGATTATTGTTGGTTGTGTGAGCAACCACAG AAACTGATAATCCCATTTGAAATGCGAGGGCAGCAACATGTCTATAATTTGGAGAAGAAGGTATGCCTAAACA ATATATGA